From Candoia aspera isolate rCanAsp1 chromosome 4, rCanAsp1.hap2, whole genome shotgun sequence, a single genomic window includes:
- the LOC134497346 gene encoding olfactory receptor 14A16-like has translation MENRTTLSYFLLLEFSETRHLHLLHFFLFFILYLAITTANLLIICAVAFDRHLRSPMYFFLMHLAVQDLGIVSVILPKSMINSLIDTRRISYFGCVAQVFLFMSFEVSDLCLLTVMAYDRYVAICNPLHYEMVMDWKACTEIMILVWVTSLLYGMLHTTGTFSTRLCSNVVNQFFCEIPQLLKLSCSGFNLVEAGVIVASGIAGLGCFTFIIVSYAMIFKAVLGIPSEQGRQKALSTCIPHLIVVSMFLLTGSFAYLRTPSNTPSYLDFGLTVLYSLLPPLFNPIIYSMRNKNIKFVLSKLWRF, from the coding sequence ATGGAGAATCGAACCACTCTGTCTTACTTTCTGCTCCTGGAATTCTCAGAAACTCGGCACCTGCACCTGCtacatttcttcctgttctttATATTATACCTGGCAATTACAACAGCAAATCTTCTCATCATCTGTGCAGTAGCTTTTGACCGGCACCTGCGCAGccccatgtacttctttctaATGCATTTGGCTGTGCAAGACCTGGGCATTGTTTCAGTCATTCTCCCCAAATCCATGATTAATTCCCTCATAGACACGAGACGCATCTCTTACTTCGGCTGTGTTGCTCAAGTCTTTCTCTTTATGTCCTTCGAAGTTTCTGATTTGTGCCTCTTGACAGTCATGGCATATGATCGATATGTTGCTATTTGCAATCCACTGCACTATGAGATGGTGATGGATTGGAAAGCCTGCACTGAAATCATGATTCTGGTTTGGGTCACCAGCCTTCTCTATGGAATGTTGCATACCACTGGCACTTTTTCAACCCGTTTGTGTTCTAATGTTGTCAACCaattcttctgtgaaatcccacaaTTGCTAAAGCTGTCCTGCTCTGGCTTCAATCTAGTTGAAGCTGGAGTTATTGTGGCCAGTGGCATTGCAGGACTAGgttgttttacttttattattgtatcttatGCCATGATCTTCAAGGCAGTGCTAGGAATCCCTTCTGAACAAGGAAGGCAAAAAGCCTTATCAACCTGTATCCCCCATCTTATAGTAGTGTCTATGTTTTTATTAACTGGATCCTTTGCCTATCTGAGAACTCCCTCTAACACACCATCTTACTTGGATTTTGGGCTGACTGTTCTGTATTCGCTTCTTCCACCACTGTTCAATCCAATCATCTATAGCATGAGAAATAAGAATATCAAATTTGTCCTTTCTAAATTGTGGAGAttctga
- the LOC134497348 gene encoding olfactory receptor 14J1-like has translation MENRTTLSYFLLLEFSETRHLHLLHFFLFFILYLANSTANLLIITVVAFDNRLRSPMYFFLMHLAVQDLGIVSVIVPKSMINSLMDTRRISYFGCVAQVFLFISFEASDISLLTVMAYDRYVAICNPLHYEMVMNWKACTEIMILVWVTSLLYGMLHTTGTFSTVLCSNVVNQFFCEIPQLLKLSCSGFNLVEAGVIVASGIAGLGCFTFIIVSYAMIFKAVLRIPSVQGRQKALSTCIPHLIVVSMFLLTGCFAYLRTPSNTPSYLDFGLTVLYSLLPPLFNPIVYSMRNKNIKFVLSKLWRF, from the coding sequence ATGGAGAATCGAACCACTCTGTCTTACTTTCTGCTCCTGGAATTCTCAGAAACCCGGCACCTGCACCTGCtacatttcttcttattcttcatATTATACCTGGCAAATTCAACAGCAAATCTTCTCATCATCACTGTGGTAGCTTTTGACAATCGACTGCGCAGccccatgtacttctttctaATGCATTTGGCTGTGCAAGACCTGGGCATTGTTTCAGTCATTGTCCCCAAATCCATGATTAATTCCCTCATGGACACAAGACGCATCTCTTACTTCGGCTGTGTTGCTCAAGTCTTTCTGTTTATCTCCTTCGAAGCTTCTGATATCTCCCTCCTCACAGTCATGGCATATGATcgatatgttgccatttgcaatccactgcaCTATGAGATGGTGATGAATTGGAAAGCCTGCACTGAAATCATGATTCTGGTTTGGGTCACCAGCCTTCTCTATGGAATGTTGCATACCACTGGCACTTTTTCAACCGTTTTGTGTTCTAATGTTGTCAACCaattcttctgtgaaatcccacaaTTGCTAAAGCTGTCCTGCTCTGGCTTCAATCTAGTTGAAGCTGGAGTTATTGTGGCCAGTGGCATTGCAGGACTAGgttgttttacttttattattgtatcttatGCCATGATCTTCAAGGCAGTGCTCAGAATCCCTTCTGTACAAGGAAGGCAAAAAGCCTTATCAACCTGTATCCCCCACCTTATAGTAGTGTCTATGTTTTTATTAACTGGATGCTTTGCCTATTTGAGAACTCCTTCTAACACCCCATCTTATTTAGATTTTGGGCTGACTGTTCTGTATTCCCTTCTTCCACCCCTGTTCAATCCAATCGTCTATAGCATGAGAAATAAGAATATCAAATTTGTCCTTTCTAAATTGTGGAGATTCTGa